In the genome of Anabrus simplex isolate iqAnaSimp1 chromosome 6, ASM4041472v1, whole genome shotgun sequence, one region contains:
- the LOC136875560 gene encoding uncharacterized protein: MHAVGLHSALAIKRQRKRRDEQKRAKERRYSTQSTESGFTSPHNSMGSLDRHHHRRGRRSGGVKSGEDVGSKVVTSIGMLHIGVVFLVLGAFLLVSGLLPGDISSWSSMSSAGWLNELVITGAFAFALGLFLIILNRIISKKEEDDLNEYVQSQLTRSKSGHRLVRDVETGCLTTKHQQRAKLDGGDEEAEPIAIHSPSLKSPPPAYSASHQHTLMMMAMEGEQPGLPLTLEQIEEESEKGEEESRAMDSYNKEAFSNGSTTGGSLSPNSPDETQVLLAGQAQYLNTSKI; this comes from the coding sequence ATGCACGCTGTGGGTCTTCATTCGGCGCTGGCCATCAAGCGACAGCGCAAACGTCGTGATGAGCAGAAGCGAGCCAAGGAACGTCGTTACAGTACACAATCGACTGAAAGTGGTTTCACCAGCCCTCACAACAGTATGGGCAGCCTCGATCGCCACCACCATCGTCGAGGTCGTCGCTCGGGGGGTGTCAAGTCTGGGGAGGATGTGGGCTCCAAAGTCGTTACCAGTATCGGGATGCTCCACATTGGCGTGGTGTTCCTGGTACTAGGCGCCTTTCTGCTCGTATCCGGCCTCCTCCCTGGCGATATCAGCAGCTGGAGCTCTATGTCTTCTGCTGGCTGGTTGAATGAGTTAGTCATCACAGGAGCTTTTGCTTTTGCTCTCGGTTTATTCCTCATCATCCTCAATCGCATTATTTCCAAGAAAGAAGAGGATGACCTCAACGAGTATGTACAGAGTCAGTTGACAAGATCGAAATCTGGACACCGGTTAGTTCGTGATGTAGAAACTGGCTGCCTCACCACCAAACATCAACAACGAGCGAAACTTGATGGTGGTGACGAGGAGGCTGAACCAATTGCTATCCATTCGCCCTCTCTGAAATCCCCTCCCCCAGCTTATTCCGCCTCGCACCAACATACGCTCATGATGATGGCAATGGAAGGCGAGCAGCCAGGTCTACCACTAACACTGGAACAGATCGAAGAAGAATCCGAGAAAGGAGAGGAAGAATCGCGTGCTATGGATAGTTACAACAAGGAAGCTTTCTCTAATGGCTCCACGACTGGAGGAAGTCTGAGCCCAAACTCACCAGATGAAACCCAAGTATTACTCGCTGGGCAAGCACAATACCTTAACACTTCCAAAATTTGA